Proteins co-encoded in one Neodiprion lecontei isolate iyNeoLeco1 chromosome 3, iyNeoLeco1.1, whole genome shotgun sequence genomic window:
- the LOC107218776 gene encoding ATP-dependent RNA helicase abstrakt isoform X1: MGERSDRSSPPKRSRRSAKAHSDSESDDDYQPYIPVKERKKQQLMKLGRLGQLKEEGSNGLAGKSSSENEKDDGEDDDGQVWGRKFNISLLDQHTELKKLAEAKKESAMERQLKEEEKILESVAENKALMGVAELAKGIQYDDPIKTSWRLPRTVLGFDETRHERVRRKLRILVEGEDVPPPLKSFKEMKFHRGILNGLEAKGISKPTPIQVQGIPTVLSGRDMIGIAFTGSGKTLVFVLPLIMFCLEQETAMPFMRNEGPYGLIICPSRELAKQTYDIIQHYTKTLRHANCPEIRSCLAIGGVPVSESLEVINRGVHIMVATPGRLMDMLDKKMVKLNVCRYLCMDEADRMIDMGFEEDVRTIFSFFRGQRQTLLFSATMPKKIQNFARSALVKPVTINVGRAGAASMNVIQEVEYVKQEAKIVYLLECLQKTTPPVLIFAEKKQDVDAIHEYLLLKGVEAVAIHGGKDQEERSRSVEAFRAGQKDVLVATDVASKGLDFADVQHVINYDMPDDVENYVHRIGRTGRSGRTGIATTFINKANDESVLLDLKHLLMEAKQKVPPFLLELCSENEKYLELGDERGCSYCGGLGHRITECPKLEAIQNKQASNIGRRDYLASNAADY, encoded by the exons ATGGGAGAACGAAGTGATCGAAGTTCACCTCCAAAG AGATCCCGAAGAAGCGCCAAAGCACACAGCGATTCCGAATCGGACGATGATTACCAGCCTTATATTCCTGTAAAGGAGCGCAAGAAGCAGCAGCTTATGAAACTTGGTAGGCTCGGCCAACTTAAGGAGGAAGGATCAAACGGTTTAGCTGGAAAAAGTAGCAgtgagaatgaaaaagatgACGGGGAAGACGACGACGGGCAAGTCTGGGGCAGAAAGTTCAACATATCTTTACTTGATCAGCATACGGAGCTCAAGAAATTGGCAGAGG CAAAAAAGGAAAGCGCCATGGAGAGGCAGCTgaaggaggaggaaaaaatctTGGAGAGTGTGGCTGAGAACAAGGCTTTGATGGGTGTTGCTGAGTTAGCCAAGGGAATTCAATACGACGATCCGATCAAGACGAGTTGGCGTCTTCCAAGGACAGTTCTCGGTTTTGATGAAACTCGCCACGAGAGAGTCAGAAGAAAACTGAGGATCCTCGTCGAGGGTGAAGACGTACCACCGCCGCTAAAGAGCTTcaaggaaatgaaatttcacagGGGAATTCTGAACGGTCTTGAAGCCAAAGGCATCAGCAAACCTACGCCCATTCAAGTACAGGGGATACCTACTGT ATTATCTGGTCGTGATATGATCGGCATTGCGTTCACTGGAAGTGGGAAAACTCTCGTTTTTGTTCTTCCATTGATTATGTTTTGCCTGGAACAGGAGACTGCGATGCCTTTCATGCGCAACGAGGGACCATATG GATTAATTATTTGTCCGTCAAGAGAATTGGCCAAACAGACTTACGACATTATTCAACATTACACAAAGACTTTACGACATGCTAATTGCCCAGAAATTCGTAGCTGTCTCGCGATTGGCGGAGTTCCCGTATCCGAATCGCTGGAAGTGATAAATAG GGGTGTGCACATAATGGTAGCGACACCGGGCAGACTGATGGACATGTTGGACAAAAAGATGGTCAAACTGAACGTTTGTCGATACCTTTGCATGGACGAGGCTGACCGAATGATAGATATGGGCTTTGAGGAAGACGTGCGAACAATATTCTCTTTCTTCAGG GGCCAGAGACAGACCCTACTATTTTCGGCTACTATGCCTAAGAAGATTCAAAACTTCGCTCGTTCCGCGCTGGTAAAACCGGTGACGATAAACGTAGGAAGAGCCGGCGCAGCTTCGATGAACGTTATTCAAGAAGTTGAGTATGTGAAGCAGGAGGCAAAGATTGTTTACCTACTCGAATGCCTACAGAAAACAACACCGCCGGTAttaattttcgccgaaaagaAACAAGACGTCGATGCGATTCACGAATATCTGCTTCTGAAAGGTGTCGAGGCCGTCGCCATTCATGGTGGAAAGG ATCAGGAAGAGAGATCGCGGTCGGTAGAAGCATTCCGCGCCGGGCAAAAGGACGTTTTGGTTGCTACGGACGTAGCGTCGAAGGGTCTCGATTTCGCGGATGTGCAGCACGTAATTAATTACGACATGCCCGACGACGTCGAAAATTATG tCCATCGTATCGGAAGAACTGGTCGATCCGGACGCACGGGAATCGCGACGACGTTCATAAACAAGGCAAACGACGAATCCGTCCTGCTCGATCTGAAACATTTGCTGATGGAGGCGAAACAGAAAGTACCGCCGTTCTTGCTCGAGCTTTGTTCCGAAAATGAGAAGTACTTGGAGCTCGGAG ACGAACGTGGCTGCAGTTACTGTGGTGGATTGGGTCACAGAATTACCGAGTGTCCGAAACTTGAAGCCATACAGAACAAGCAGGCGTCGAACATCGGTCGTCGTGATTATCTGGCCAGCAACGCCGCTGACTATTGA
- the LOC107218776 gene encoding ATP-dependent RNA helicase abstrakt isoform X2, with protein sequence MKLGRLGQLKEEGSNGLAGKSSSENEKDDGEDDDGQVWGRKFNISLLDQHTELKKLAEAKKESAMERQLKEEEKILESVAENKALMGVAELAKGIQYDDPIKTSWRLPRTVLGFDETRHERVRRKLRILVEGEDVPPPLKSFKEMKFHRGILNGLEAKGISKPTPIQVQGIPTVLSGRDMIGIAFTGSGKTLVFVLPLIMFCLEQETAMPFMRNEGPYGLIICPSRELAKQTYDIIQHYTKTLRHANCPEIRSCLAIGGVPVSESLEVINRGVHIMVATPGRLMDMLDKKMVKLNVCRYLCMDEADRMIDMGFEEDVRTIFSFFRGQRQTLLFSATMPKKIQNFARSALVKPVTINVGRAGAASMNVIQEVEYVKQEAKIVYLLECLQKTTPPVLIFAEKKQDVDAIHEYLLLKGVEAVAIHGGKDQEERSRSVEAFRAGQKDVLVATDVASKGLDFADVQHVINYDMPDDVENYVHRIGRTGRSGRTGIATTFINKANDESVLLDLKHLLMEAKQKVPPFLLELCSENEKYLELGDERGCSYCGGLGHRITECPKLEAIQNKQASNIGRRDYLASNAADY encoded by the exons ATGAAACTTGGTAGGCTCGGCCAACTTAAGGAGGAAGGATCAAACGGTTTAGCTGGAAAAAGTAGCAgtgagaatgaaaaagatgACGGGGAAGACGACGACGGGCAAGTCTGGGGCAGAAAGTTCAACATATCTTTACTTGATCAGCATACGGAGCTCAAGAAATTGGCAGAGG CAAAAAAGGAAAGCGCCATGGAGAGGCAGCTgaaggaggaggaaaaaatctTGGAGAGTGTGGCTGAGAACAAGGCTTTGATGGGTGTTGCTGAGTTAGCCAAGGGAATTCAATACGACGATCCGATCAAGACGAGTTGGCGTCTTCCAAGGACAGTTCTCGGTTTTGATGAAACTCGCCACGAGAGAGTCAGAAGAAAACTGAGGATCCTCGTCGAGGGTGAAGACGTACCACCGCCGCTAAAGAGCTTcaaggaaatgaaatttcacagGGGAATTCTGAACGGTCTTGAAGCCAAAGGCATCAGCAAACCTACGCCCATTCAAGTACAGGGGATACCTACTGT ATTATCTGGTCGTGATATGATCGGCATTGCGTTCACTGGAAGTGGGAAAACTCTCGTTTTTGTTCTTCCATTGATTATGTTTTGCCTGGAACAGGAGACTGCGATGCCTTTCATGCGCAACGAGGGACCATATG GATTAATTATTTGTCCGTCAAGAGAATTGGCCAAACAGACTTACGACATTATTCAACATTACACAAAGACTTTACGACATGCTAATTGCCCAGAAATTCGTAGCTGTCTCGCGATTGGCGGAGTTCCCGTATCCGAATCGCTGGAAGTGATAAATAG GGGTGTGCACATAATGGTAGCGACACCGGGCAGACTGATGGACATGTTGGACAAAAAGATGGTCAAACTGAACGTTTGTCGATACCTTTGCATGGACGAGGCTGACCGAATGATAGATATGGGCTTTGAGGAAGACGTGCGAACAATATTCTCTTTCTTCAGG GGCCAGAGACAGACCCTACTATTTTCGGCTACTATGCCTAAGAAGATTCAAAACTTCGCTCGTTCCGCGCTGGTAAAACCGGTGACGATAAACGTAGGAAGAGCCGGCGCAGCTTCGATGAACGTTATTCAAGAAGTTGAGTATGTGAAGCAGGAGGCAAAGATTGTTTACCTACTCGAATGCCTACAGAAAACAACACCGCCGGTAttaattttcgccgaaaagaAACAAGACGTCGATGCGATTCACGAATATCTGCTTCTGAAAGGTGTCGAGGCCGTCGCCATTCATGGTGGAAAGG ATCAGGAAGAGAGATCGCGGTCGGTAGAAGCATTCCGCGCCGGGCAAAAGGACGTTTTGGTTGCTACGGACGTAGCGTCGAAGGGTCTCGATTTCGCGGATGTGCAGCACGTAATTAATTACGACATGCCCGACGACGTCGAAAATTATG tCCATCGTATCGGAAGAACTGGTCGATCCGGACGCACGGGAATCGCGACGACGTTCATAAACAAGGCAAACGACGAATCCGTCCTGCTCGATCTGAAACATTTGCTGATGGAGGCGAAACAGAAAGTACCGCCGTTCTTGCTCGAGCTTTGTTCCGAAAATGAGAAGTACTTGGAGCTCGGAG ACGAACGTGGCTGCAGTTACTGTGGTGGATTGGGTCACAGAATTACCGAGTGTCCGAAACTTGAAGCCATACAGAACAAGCAGGCGTCGAACATCGGTCGTCGTGATTATCTGGCCAGCAACGCCGCTGACTATTGA
- the LOC107218764 gene encoding protein TRC8 homolog isoform X1, whose protein sequence is MLTTIRNKALNFADVVMRVPPLFIIDELLRIGLGLPGENIVLEDVNNEFKVVSVPDSIVGSLVGITPEVGLLHQLNLSQHIYQSYLLTLFKFILCCLACEAALCGIMLQKKHLVVVYLYLISVGVIFVSYWSNVSTMKAVIWYATANETATSILDDVLCLDIPKVLNPDGPGVVVIRNYILQCTLALIFCYVHLAPRFSIIQKSLVFSFMAPSIFAVLPIPITVLNHAPVFATLLPLAVSKFVIWYNSVAMGRIIYSGYQHARTFISSYGLSALVEAEWSRLNVPCVLRIFWMLRVGEQVIQIMGNHYGEDTFTYYVMVRTLLINGCETLTAVLGMTSVISFICHYIGCFFQWILLNDDEEDSKSIGTVSAILFYILALQTGLTSLDREMRLVRLCRNFCLLFTALLHFVHNIVNPLLMSLSASHNPALHRHFRALLVCAFLIMFPVYLLVLLWSQYSVSTWLLAVSAFSIEVIVKVLVSLAIYSLFLYDACRHTFWEQLDDYVYYIRAFGNTVEFAFGIFLFFNGLWILVYESGGLIRAVMMCVHAYFNIWCEAKAGWSVFMKRRTAVNKINSLPEARTEQLMQLDDVCAICYQEMSSAKITRCNHYFHGVCLRKWLYVQDRCPLCHDILYKVDSPQDSKDNVSALTDQERRNEDEIDELYQNQGLQRNGLRSPNYRRYVEQLNEDR, encoded by the exons ATGTTGACCACCATTAGAAATAAGGCGCTTAATTTCGCCGATGTCGTTATGAGGGTTCCGCCGCTTTTCATTATCGACGAACTGCTCAGGATCGGCCTTGGCTTGCCCGGCGAAAACATAGTCCTTGAAGACGTCAACAATGAATTCAAAGTCGTCAGCGTTCCTGATTCCATTGTTGGTTCGCTGGTTGGCATTACACCCGAGGTCGGTTTGCTCCACCAGCTAAACTTGAGTCAGCACATCTACCAGTCGTACTTACTCACGCTCTTTAAATTCATCTTGTGCTGTTTAG CATGCGAGGCAGCACTTTGCGGCATTATGCTGCAAAAGAAACACCTCGTCGTCGTTTACCTCTACCTGATATCGGTCGGTGTGATATTCGTGTCATATTGGTCGAACGTCAGCACCATGAAGGCGGTCATCTGGTACGCCACCGCAAATGAGACAGCGACGAGTATCCTGGACGATGTGCTGTGTCTGGATATACCCAAGGTGCTGAATCCTGACGGACCGGGAGTCGTTGTCATCCGGAACTACATCCTCCAGTGCACTCTCGCCCTTATCTTCTGCTACGTTCACCTTGCTCCGAGATTTTCCATTATACAGAAGTCTCTCGTCTTCAGTTTCATGGCTCCTTCCATATTCGCAGTTCTTCCGATACCC ATTACAGTTCTGAACCATGCTCCAGTCTTCGCAACCCTGCTTCCGCTCGCAGTGTCAAAGTTCGTAATTTGGTACAACTCGGTGGCGATGGGCCGCATCATATACTCAGGTTACCAGCACGCTCGAACGTTTATCAGCAGCTACGGTCTCTCGGCGTTGGTGGAGGCGGAATGGAGTCGGCTGAACGTGCCCTGCGTTCTGCGGATTTTTTGGATGCTTAGAGTGGGCGAGCAAGTTATACAAATAATGGGAAACCACTACGGGGAAGATACGTTCACGTATTACGTGATGGTCAGGACTCTGTTGATAAACGGCTGCGAGACGCTTACAGCTGTTCTAGGAATGACGAGCGTGATATCGTTCATCTGCCACTACATCGGTTGCTTCTTCCAATGGATATTACTTAACGATGACGAGGAGGACAGCAAGAGCATCGGAACGGTATCGGCGATTCTTTTCTACATCCTGGCTCTCCAAACAGGATTGACCAGTCTGGACAGAGAAATGCGGTTGGTAAGATTGTGCCGAAACTTTTGCCTCCTGTTCACAGCGCTTCTCCACTTTGTTCACAATATAGTCAATCCTCTACTGATGTCGCTGAGCGCGTCGCACAATCCCGCTCTTCACAGGCACTTCCGAGCACTGTTGGTCTGCGCCTTTCTGATTATGTTTCCGGTTTATCTCCTCGTATTGCTGTGGTCGCAATACTCGGTCAGCACTTGGCTGCTCGCTGTCTCGGCTTTTAGCATAGAGGTTATAGTAAAAGTCCTCGTATCGCTGGCGATATACTCGCTGTTCCTTTACGACGCGTGCCGTCACACGTTCTGGGAACAATTGGACGACTACGTTTACTACATACGCGCCTTCGGTAACACCGTGGAATTTGCATTCGGGATCTTTCTGTTCTTCAACGGCCTATGGATCCTCGTGTACGAGTCGGGCGGACTAATAAGAGCAGTCATGATGTGTGTGCACGCCTACTTCAACATATGGTGCGAAGCAAAGGCCGGATGGAGCGTATTCATGAAGAGGAGAACGGCCGTGAACAAGATAAACTCGCTGCCAGAGGCGAGGACCGAGCAGCTTATGCAGCTCGACGACGTTTGCGCTATTTGCTACCAGGAAATGTCAAGCGCTAAAATAACCAGGTGCAATCACTACTTCCACGGCGTTTGTCTAAGAAAGTGGTTGTACGTTCAGGATCGCTGTCCGCTGTGCCATGATATTTTGTACAAAGTTGACAGTCCGCAAGACAGCAAAGACAATGTCTCTGCTCTCACTGATCAGGAGAGGCGAAACGAAGATGAAATCGATGAGTTGTACCAGAACCAGGGACTGCAGAGGAACGGATTGCGAAGTCCGAACTATAGACGATACGTTGAACAGCTTAACGAAGACAGGTGA
- the LOC107218764 gene encoding protein TRC8 homolog isoform X2, protein MLQKKHLVVVYLYLISVGVIFVSYWSNVSTMKAVIWYATANETATSILDDVLCLDIPKVLNPDGPGVVVIRNYILQCTLALIFCYVHLAPRFSIIQKSLVFSFMAPSIFAVLPIPITVLNHAPVFATLLPLAVSKFVIWYNSVAMGRIIYSGYQHARTFISSYGLSALVEAEWSRLNVPCVLRIFWMLRVGEQVIQIMGNHYGEDTFTYYVMVRTLLINGCETLTAVLGMTSVISFICHYIGCFFQWILLNDDEEDSKSIGTVSAILFYILALQTGLTSLDREMRLVRLCRNFCLLFTALLHFVHNIVNPLLMSLSASHNPALHRHFRALLVCAFLIMFPVYLLVLLWSQYSVSTWLLAVSAFSIEVIVKVLVSLAIYSLFLYDACRHTFWEQLDDYVYYIRAFGNTVEFAFGIFLFFNGLWILVYESGGLIRAVMMCVHAYFNIWCEAKAGWSVFMKRRTAVNKINSLPEARTEQLMQLDDVCAICYQEMSSAKITRCNHYFHGVCLRKWLYVQDRCPLCHDILYKVDSPQDSKDNVSALTDQERRNEDEIDELYQNQGLQRNGLRSPNYRRYVEQLNEDR, encoded by the exons ATGCTGCAAAAGAAACACCTCGTCGTCGTTTACCTCTACCTGATATCGGTCGGTGTGATATTCGTGTCATATTGGTCGAACGTCAGCACCATGAAGGCGGTCATCTGGTACGCCACCGCAAATGAGACAGCGACGAGTATCCTGGACGATGTGCTGTGTCTGGATATACCCAAGGTGCTGAATCCTGACGGACCGGGAGTCGTTGTCATCCGGAACTACATCCTCCAGTGCACTCTCGCCCTTATCTTCTGCTACGTTCACCTTGCTCCGAGATTTTCCATTATACAGAAGTCTCTCGTCTTCAGTTTCATGGCTCCTTCCATATTCGCAGTTCTTCCGATACCC ATTACAGTTCTGAACCATGCTCCAGTCTTCGCAACCCTGCTTCCGCTCGCAGTGTCAAAGTTCGTAATTTGGTACAACTCGGTGGCGATGGGCCGCATCATATACTCAGGTTACCAGCACGCTCGAACGTTTATCAGCAGCTACGGTCTCTCGGCGTTGGTGGAGGCGGAATGGAGTCGGCTGAACGTGCCCTGCGTTCTGCGGATTTTTTGGATGCTTAGAGTGGGCGAGCAAGTTATACAAATAATGGGAAACCACTACGGGGAAGATACGTTCACGTATTACGTGATGGTCAGGACTCTGTTGATAAACGGCTGCGAGACGCTTACAGCTGTTCTAGGAATGACGAGCGTGATATCGTTCATCTGCCACTACATCGGTTGCTTCTTCCAATGGATATTACTTAACGATGACGAGGAGGACAGCAAGAGCATCGGAACGGTATCGGCGATTCTTTTCTACATCCTGGCTCTCCAAACAGGATTGACCAGTCTGGACAGAGAAATGCGGTTGGTAAGATTGTGCCGAAACTTTTGCCTCCTGTTCACAGCGCTTCTCCACTTTGTTCACAATATAGTCAATCCTCTACTGATGTCGCTGAGCGCGTCGCACAATCCCGCTCTTCACAGGCACTTCCGAGCACTGTTGGTCTGCGCCTTTCTGATTATGTTTCCGGTTTATCTCCTCGTATTGCTGTGGTCGCAATACTCGGTCAGCACTTGGCTGCTCGCTGTCTCGGCTTTTAGCATAGAGGTTATAGTAAAAGTCCTCGTATCGCTGGCGATATACTCGCTGTTCCTTTACGACGCGTGCCGTCACACGTTCTGGGAACAATTGGACGACTACGTTTACTACATACGCGCCTTCGGTAACACCGTGGAATTTGCATTCGGGATCTTTCTGTTCTTCAACGGCCTATGGATCCTCGTGTACGAGTCGGGCGGACTAATAAGAGCAGTCATGATGTGTGTGCACGCCTACTTCAACATATGGTGCGAAGCAAAGGCCGGATGGAGCGTATTCATGAAGAGGAGAACGGCCGTGAACAAGATAAACTCGCTGCCAGAGGCGAGGACCGAGCAGCTTATGCAGCTCGACGACGTTTGCGCTATTTGCTACCAGGAAATGTCAAGCGCTAAAATAACCAGGTGCAATCACTACTTCCACGGCGTTTGTCTAAGAAAGTGGTTGTACGTTCAGGATCGCTGTCCGCTGTGCCATGATATTTTGTACAAAGTTGACAGTCCGCAAGACAGCAAAGACAATGTCTCTGCTCTCACTGATCAGGAGAGGCGAAACGAAGATGAAATCGATGAGTTGTACCAGAACCAGGGACTGCAGAGGAACGGATTGCGAAGTCCGAACTATAGACGATACGTTGAACAGCTTAACGAAGACAGGTGA